The proteins below come from a single Dehalococcoidales bacterium genomic window:
- the rpmF gene encoding 50S ribosomal protein L32 — MGALPKRKYAKARQGERRGHLKLSPPSLTSCPQCHSPRLSHHVCPVCGTYDGREVIEIKTAGKKPG; from the coding sequence ATGGGTGCTCTGCCGAAACGAAAATACGCCAAGGCACGCCAGGGCGAAAGGCGTGGCCATCTCAAACTATCTCCTCCTTCCCTGACTTCCTGCCCTCAATGTCACAGCCCCAGGCTGTCTCATCATGTCTGCCCCGTCTGCGGTACTTATGATGGCAGGGAAGTCATCGAGATTAAGACCGCGGGAAAGAAGCCCGGTTAA